The Pseudanabaena sp. ABRG5-3 genome includes the window TTGACTCAGGCTAGGTTTTAGAACTAGGGTCAATGCGCGAATTTACAGCAGATTGAAATATCAATGTGTTGGACATGTAGTCACTATGTTAGACATCGTCATCATTTTATTTCTCGGTATAGCGCCGCCAATCCTGTCTCTATGGATGCTGCATCGCGCTCAAGTTAGTTATCAGCAGACTAATAGGCAAATTCCTCGCATTTCCCAAGCCCCAAGCCTCAAAGCGTTACCTCCCGCCGATATGACTTGCATTGAGGGATATGGCTATGTGATCGGCAAAGTTAGCTGTAAATACAATGCGCGATCGCCTTATATTCGCTGTACCGTTAACCCTAGTGGACCCTGTCAAGATTGTCGGCATTACGAAAGCCTGTAGGGTTAAAAGTTTTAATTTTGTTTAATTTCATCTTAGGCAAAATTAAAACTGAATTCTAAGCAAAAAATCAAATTTACCGTGTAAAAGTAAAAATATGGCTACTACAAGACGAGTTGCTCGTGTCGCCGAATTAATTAAACGAGAAGTCAGCAATATGTTGCTGAAAGATATTAAAGATGATCGCGTAGGTATGGGCATGGTCAGCGTTACCGATGCGGAACTATCGGGCGATTTGCAACATGTGAAAATATTTGTCAGCATCTACGGTACTGAAGAAGCTCGTCAGCAAACAATGGAAGCCTTAGCCTCGGCGACAGGCTACATTAAGCGCGAAGTCGGACAAAGATTAGCATTACGTCGTGTTCCTGAAGTGGTCTTCCATGAGGATCGCTCCTTTGAACGTGGGGTCAAGGTTCTATCGCTGATTAATCAACTTAGCCGCGAGCGTGAAGAGAAGGAGTCAAATTCTAGTGATTGAGTTATTTAAGGCAGGTGGGATCGTCATGTACCCACTTGCGGCTCTATCAATATTTGCCTTTGCGGGGATCATGGAACGTCTAATTTTTTGGTTTGGCATCCTGCGTCTGGAGCAACAAACTGGAGAAAATATTTTGGCGATCGCGCGTCAAGATTTAAAATTAGCGGCTCAATTAGCTGAAAACTCGCTTAAGGTTCCCGTTGGACGCTTTCTCTATGCCCCTCTAGCCCTAGAAGATCCTGATCCTGAATTATTTCGCTTAGCCCTTGAAAGCTCTGCTGATGACGAGTTAGCAGGAATGCTTAAGGGTGAAAAGCTCTTAGAGGCGGCGATTACCCTTGCACCTTTGTTAGGGCTGTTAGGAACGGTGACGGGATTAATCATCTCTTTTGGCTCTCTCAAAATTGGTGATGTTGCGGCAAATGCGAAGTCGGGATCGCTAACTCAAGGTATCGGAGAGGCTCTAATTACAACTGCAACAGGTTTAATCATTGCAATTTTCACCTCTGCATTTCACCGTCTATTTCTAGCATTTCAAGATCAGCAAGCCAAGCTATTCATGAAGTTTGGTAATCAGCTAGAGCTAATCTATCGACAACACTGGCAACAAAATCAATCTCATTCATAAAAAAGGGTTCGCAGTGCGAACCCTTTTGCTAATTTCAACTAAAAAGATAATGACTGCAAATCGCGAAAATATTTTTCAGTTTATTAATTTTTGCCGATCGCATATTCAAGGTAGAGAACGCGGTGATGCTCAGCCATTTTTAGGAGAATTTTTTAGAGCCTTTGGCTATGAGGGAGCCTTACAGGCAGGGGCAAAATTTGAGTTACCAATTCCTAAATCGAGTTTACGGGGAAATACAGGATTTGCTGATTTGTGGTGGGAACGTCCGCAAAATATTGGCAGCATTATCATTGAGATGAAATCTAAGGGTGTGAATTTAACCCAGCACTATTCACAGGCTTGGGAATATGCTAACCATACCTATCCATCGCCCAAATATGTAATTTTGTGCAATTTCGATGAGTTTTGGATTTATGACTTCCAATCGCAAATTAATACTCCCGTAGATAAGATTCGGCTGGTGGATTTGGCGGATCGCTTAGATGCGTTTACCTTCATGGAATACACCACCGAAGCACCAAGGTTTCGCGATTATCAGTTGCCTGTGACTTTGCGAACGGCTCAGCGTATGGGGGATTTGTTTCGATTATTAAAGGCGCGATCGCAACGGGATAAATTTAAAGAACTGGATGCTCAATTATTGGTATTGCAATGCGTGATGGCGATGTTCGCAGAGGATCGTAAGCTGTTACCAGAGAATATGTTTTTGGAATGCTTGCAAAAATGTTTAGACGGAGAGAGTAGTTACGATGTTTTAGGCAATCTGCTGTTTCGGGAGATGAACCAAACAGGAATCACGCCACTGGGTAGATGTAAGGGTGTGGACTATTTTAATGGCGGCTTATTTGCGAAAACTCCAGCAATTGAGTTAAATCGTGAGGAATTAGAATTATTACAATTATCAGCACAGGATGATTGGAGTAAGGTGCGTCCTGCGATTTTTGGGAGCATTTTTGAAAGTACGGTAAATGAAGCGGTGCGCCATGCGGGAGGGATTCATTTTACTTCTGAAAATGACATCATGAAGATTGTGCGCCCGACGATTAGCCGTTATTGGGAAGAAAGGATTGAACTAGCAAGTACAAAGCAAGAATTGAATGCGCTGCAATTGGAAATGCAGAACTATCGTGTGCTTGATCCCGCCTGTGGTTCTGGAAATTTTTTGTATATGGCATATCAGGAATTAAAGCAAAATGAACAGGCTTTATTAGAAAAAATTGCTAAGTTGAATAATTCTGATCAGATTGGTTTGAGTTTCGTTACGCCCTTGCAGTTTTTTGGCATTGATCGCAATCCTTTTGCGGTGGAACTAGCACGAGTGACGCTGTTGATTGCCCGTAAAGTAGCGATCGATGATTTGGGATTAAATGAACGCGCTTTGCCTTTGGATACGCTCGATCAAAATATTCGTTGTCAAGATGCACTGTTGAGTGAATGGATGCCTGCAAATGCAATTATTGGCAATCCACCATTTCAGTCCAAAAATAAGATGCAGCAAGAGTTTGGTGCAAGTTATGTGCAGCAAATCAGGACAAAATATCCTGAGATTTCAGGGAGAGCCGATTATTGTGTGTATTGGTTCCGTAAGGCACATGATCATTTGCCTGAAGGTGGTCGCGCTGGCTTAGTTGGCACAAATACAATCCGTCAAAACTATTCGCGCCAAAGTGGTTTGGAATATATCGTTAAGCATGGTGGCACGATTACGGAAGCGGTATCGAGTCAGGTTTGGTCGGGTGAAGCAGTAGTTCACGTTTCGATCGCTAATTGGGTGAAGGGGCAACAATCGGGTAAGAAAAAGCTCTATCGCCAGTTGGGGGATTCGGTTGATAGCGATTGGCAAGTAACGGAACTGGATGAGATTAATTCGGCTTTGTCGGAAGAGATTGATGTGAGTGAGGCTGTGGTAATTCAGGCAAATGTTAATTCAGAAGCTTGTTATCAGGGGCAGACTCATGGACATGATGGATTTTTATTAAGCTATGACGAAGCTTTTCAATTATTAGAAAAACATTCTAACTATAGTCAGGTTTTATTTCCATATCTTATTGGTGAAGATTTGTTATCTTCTTTTCCACCAATGCCACAGCGTTATGTAATTGATTTCCATCCAAGAACATTAGAACAATCTAAACGATATAAATTAGTTTTTCAACGTGTAAAAGATATAGTTTTGCCCACAAGAGAAGCTGCGGCTAAAGTTGAACTAGACCGAAATCAAGAGACTATAAAAAAGAATCCTAAAGCCAAAGTTAATCGTCATCATCAAAACTTTTTCGCAAGATGGTGGCAACTTTCTTATCCCCGTGGTGAGATGATTCAAAAAATATCGGCAATCTCACGTTATATTGCCTGTAGTCGTGTTACCAAACGTCCTATTTTTGAATTTGTTGACTCAAAAATTCGTCCTAGTGACGTTATTATGGTTTTTCCTTTACCCGACGATTATTCCTTTGGGATTTTGAATTCAAGCTTGCATTGGCTCTGGTTTACGGTGCGATGTTCAACTATGAAAAAGGATTTTCGCTATACCTCAGACACAGTTTTTGATACCTTCCCATTTCCTCAATCACCAAATTTAGAAGTGATGCGAGAAATTGCCGATGCTTCCGTAAATTTACGATCAATCCGTCGTCAAATTATGCAGCAAAAAAATTGGAATTTACGCGAGCTATATCGATCGCTAGAGCAAGGAACCTGTGAACCTTTGCAAATTGCCCAACAAAATCTAGATAAAGCCGTGCGTGAGATTTATGGGATCACGGAAAATCAAGATCCCTTAAAATTCTTGCTAGATCTCAATCTTGAGGTAGCTATGGCAGAAGAGCGTGGTGAACCAGTGATTAAAGCAGGTTTTCCTGAAATGTTTCAAGAGGCGATCGCTGAATTCATTACCAATGACTGCGTGCAAATGCCATAAATTTTGATAGATCAAAAGCGAAGATGCCCTTGTTTAGTAATAGCTAAGAATCTCCTCAAAAGACAATTTATAGATTTGTAATACAAATACTTTTGCGGCTAATTGATCAGGCAGACTAACTATTACATCGTGAAATTGCAGAGTGGGAAGGTATGGATGCAAATATTCCAGACAACATCACCTATCTGGAACTGTCAGAAGGCGATCAGGGCGCACATAAGTTTTATGAAGTTATTGTTGCAGGCGTAGAAGTCAAGATTCGCTATGGCAGGATTGGCGATAAAGGACAGCAGCAAACTAAAGCCTATCCCACTGCCGAAAAAGCGCAGAAAGAAGCCGCCAAAAAAATCAATGAAAAAATCCATAAGGGTTATGCCCCTGCGGTCATG containing:
- a CDS encoding DUF6464 family protein, coding for MLDIVIILFLGIAPPILSLWMLHRAQVSYQQTNRQIPRISQAPSLKALPPADMTCIEGYGYVIGKVSCKYNARSPYIRCTVNPSGPCQDCRHYESL
- the rbfA gene encoding 30S ribosome-binding factor RbfA, with protein sequence MATTRRVARVAELIKREVSNMLLKDIKDDRVGMGMVSVTDAELSGDLQHVKIFVSIYGTEEARQQTMEALASATGYIKREVGQRLALRRVPEVVFHEDRSFERGVKVLSLINQLSREREEKESNSSD
- a CDS encoding MotA/TolQ/ExbB proton channel family protein, giving the protein MIELFKAGGIVMYPLAALSIFAFAGIMERLIFWFGILRLEQQTGENILAIARQDLKLAAQLAENSLKVPVGRFLYAPLALEDPDPELFRLALESSADDELAGMLKGEKLLEAAITLAPLLGLLGTVTGLIISFGSLKIGDVAANAKSGSLTQGIGEALITTATGLIIAIFTSAFHRLFLAFQDQQAKLFMKFGNQLELIYRQHWQQNQSHS
- a CDS encoding class I SAM-dependent DNA methyltransferase; amino-acid sequence: MTANRENIFQFINFCRSHIQGRERGDAQPFLGEFFRAFGYEGALQAGAKFELPIPKSSLRGNTGFADLWWERPQNIGSIIIEMKSKGVNLTQHYSQAWEYANHTYPSPKYVILCNFDEFWIYDFQSQINTPVDKIRLVDLADRLDAFTFMEYTTEAPRFRDYQLPVTLRTAQRMGDLFRLLKARSQRDKFKELDAQLLVLQCVMAMFAEDRKLLPENMFLECLQKCLDGESSYDVLGNLLFREMNQTGITPLGRCKGVDYFNGGLFAKTPAIELNREELELLQLSAQDDWSKVRPAIFGSIFESTVNEAVRHAGGIHFTSENDIMKIVRPTISRYWEERIELASTKQELNALQLEMQNYRVLDPACGSGNFLYMAYQELKQNEQALLEKIAKLNNSDQIGLSFVTPLQFFGIDRNPFAVELARVTLLIARKVAIDDLGLNERALPLDTLDQNIRCQDALLSEWMPANAIIGNPPFQSKNKMQQEFGASYVQQIRTKYPEISGRADYCVYWFRKAHDHLPEGGRAGLVGTNTIRQNYSRQSGLEYIVKHGGTITEAVSSQVWSGEAVVHVSIANWVKGQQSGKKKLYRQLGDSVDSDWQVTELDEINSALSEEIDVSEAVVIQANVNSEACYQGQTHGHDGFLLSYDEAFQLLEKHSNYSQVLFPYLIGEDLLSSFPPMPQRYVIDFHPRTLEQSKRYKLVFQRVKDIVLPTREAAAKVELDRNQETIKKNPKAKVNRHHQNFFARWWQLSYPRGEMIQKISAISRYIACSRVTKRPIFEFVDSKIRPSDVIMVFPLPDDYSFGILNSSLHWLWFTVRCSTMKKDFRYTSDTVFDTFPFPQSPNLEVMREIADASVNLRSIRRQIMQQKNWNLRELYRSLEQGTCEPLQIAQQNLDKAVREIYGITENQDPLKFLLDLNLEVAMAEERGEPVIKAGFPEMFQEAIAEFITNDCVQMP